The Falco cherrug isolate bFalChe1 chromosome 15, bFalChe1.pri, whole genome shotgun sequence genome includes a region encoding these proteins:
- the PABIR2 gene encoding PABIR family member 2 isoform X2, whose translation MAQEKMELDLELPPGSAAAPSDGGGLRRSNSAPLIHGLSDNSQVFQPYVLRTRRNSTTVMSRHSMLLSSSPIRIPSSRLHQIRREEGVDLMNRETAHEREVQTAMQISQSWEESLSLSDNDLDKSEKSSSPKRIDFIPVSPAPSPTRGIGKQCFSPSLQMFVSSNGLPPSPIPSPTRRFSKRSQSPINCIRPSVLGPIKRKGEMETESQPKRLFQGTTNMLSPDVTHLTDLSSCLSSDILDGSSSSVGSSSDSLTKGSITTESPVTCSNSCSSFILMDDLSPK comes from the exons ATGGCTCAGGAGAAAATGGAGCTGGACCTGGAGCTGCCGCCGGGGAGCGCCGCGGCCCCGAGCGACGGGGGCGGCCTGAGGCGATCCAACAGCGCCCCCCTCATCCACGGGCTCAG TGACAACTCCCAGGTTTTTCAGCCCTACGTGTTGCGAACGCGCAGGAACAGTACGACAGTTATGAGCCGTCACAGTATG ctgttgtcaTCATCTCCTATTCGTATTCCTAGTAGCCGACTTCATCAGATCAGAAGG gaggaaggagtggaTTTAATGAACAGAGAAACAGCACATGAAAG GGAAGTGCAAACAGCAATGCAGATAAGCCAGTCATGGGAGGAAAGCTTGAGCCTG AGTGACAATGACTTGGACAAGTCTGAGAAGTCTTCCTCTCCAAAGAGAATAGACTTCATTCCAGTTTCGCCTGCACCTTCACCTACAAGAGGAATAGGAAAG CAATGTTTTTCACCATCATTGCAAATGTTTGTGAGCAGTAATGGATTACCTCCAAGCCCTATTCCCAGTCCAACAAGGCGATTCTCCAA GAGGAGTCAAAGTCCAATCAACTGTATCAGGCCCAGTGTTCTTGGccccattaaaagaaaag GTGAAATGGAAACTGAAAGTCAGCCAAAGAGACTTTTTCAAGGAACAACCAACATGCTTTCTCCAGATGTTACACATCTGACAGATCTCAGTTCatg ccTCTCTTCAGATATTCTTGATGGGAGTAGCAGCAGTGTTGGCTCTTCCTCTGATTCACTGACTAAAGGCAGCATAACCACAGAGTCTCCAGTAACGTGCTCAAACTCATGCTCTTCATTCATTTTGATGGACGATCTCTCACCTAAGTGA
- the PABIR2 gene encoding P2R1A-PPP2R2A-interacting phosphatase regulator 1 isoform X1 has translation MAQEKMELDLELPPGSAAAPSDGGGLRRSNSAPLIHGLSDNSQVFQPYVLRTRRNSTTVMSRHSMLLSSSPIRIPSSRLHQIRREEGVDLMNRETAHEREVQTAMQISQSWEESLSLSDNDLDKSEKSSSPKRIDFIPVSPAPSPTRGIGKQCFSPSLQMFVSSNGLPPSPIPSPTRRFSNRRSQSPINCIRPSVLGPIKRKGEMETESQPKRLFQGTTNMLSPDVTHLTDLSSCLSSDILDGSSSSVGSSSDSLTKGSITTESPVTCSNSCSSFILMDDLSPK, from the exons ATGGCTCAGGAGAAAATGGAGCTGGACCTGGAGCTGCCGCCGGGGAGCGCCGCGGCCCCGAGCGACGGGGGCGGCCTGAGGCGATCCAACAGCGCCCCCCTCATCCACGGGCTCAG TGACAACTCCCAGGTTTTTCAGCCCTACGTGTTGCGAACGCGCAGGAACAGTACGACAGTTATGAGCCGTCACAGTATG ctgttgtcaTCATCTCCTATTCGTATTCCTAGTAGCCGACTTCATCAGATCAGAAGG gaggaaggagtggaTTTAATGAACAGAGAAACAGCACATGAAAG GGAAGTGCAAACAGCAATGCAGATAAGCCAGTCATGGGAGGAAAGCTTGAGCCTG AGTGACAATGACTTGGACAAGTCTGAGAAGTCTTCCTCTCCAAAGAGAATAGACTTCATTCCAGTTTCGCCTGCACCTTCACCTACAAGAGGAATAGGAAAG CAATGTTTTTCACCATCATTGCAAATGTTTGTGAGCAGTAATGGATTACCTCCAAGCCCTATTCCCAGTCCAACAAGGCGATTCTCCAA CAGGAGGAGTCAAAGTCCAATCAACTGTATCAGGCCCAGTGTTCTTGGccccattaaaagaaaag GTGAAATGGAAACTGAAAGTCAGCCAAAGAGACTTTTTCAAGGAACAACCAACATGCTTTCTCCAGATGTTACACATCTGACAGATCTCAGTTCatg ccTCTCTTCAGATATTCTTGATGGGAGTAGCAGCAGTGTTGGCTCTTCCTCTGATTCACTGACTAAAGGCAGCATAACCACAGAGTCTCCAGTAACGTGCTCAAACTCATGCTCTTCATTCATTTTGATGGACGATCTCTCACCTAAGTGA
- the PABIR2 gene encoding P2R1A-PPP2R2A-interacting phosphatase regulator 1 isoform X3 gives MAQEKMELDLELPPGSAAAPSDGGGLRRSNSAPLIHGLSDNSQVFQPYVLRTRRNSTTVMSRHSMLLSSSPIRIPSSRLHQIRREEGVDLMNRETAHEREVQTAMQISQSWEESLSLSDNDLDKSEKSSSPKRIDFIPVSPAPSPTRGIGKQCFSPSLQMFVSSNGLPPSPIPSPTRRFSNILSLAGGVKVQSTVSGPVFLAPLKEKVKWKLKVSQRDFFKEQPTCFLQMLHI, from the exons ATGGCTCAGGAGAAAATGGAGCTGGACCTGGAGCTGCCGCCGGGGAGCGCCGCGGCCCCGAGCGACGGGGGCGGCCTGAGGCGATCCAACAGCGCCCCCCTCATCCACGGGCTCAG TGACAACTCCCAGGTTTTTCAGCCCTACGTGTTGCGAACGCGCAGGAACAGTACGACAGTTATGAGCCGTCACAGTATG ctgttgtcaTCATCTCCTATTCGTATTCCTAGTAGCCGACTTCATCAGATCAGAAGG gaggaaggagtggaTTTAATGAACAGAGAAACAGCACATGAAAG GGAAGTGCAAACAGCAATGCAGATAAGCCAGTCATGGGAGGAAAGCTTGAGCCTG AGTGACAATGACTTGGACAAGTCTGAGAAGTCTTCCTCTCCAAAGAGAATAGACTTCATTCCAGTTTCGCCTGCACCTTCACCTACAAGAGGAATAGGAAAG CAATGTTTTTCACCATCATTGCAAATGTTTGTGAGCAGTAATGGATTACCTCCAAGCCCTATTCCCAGTCCAACAAGGCGATTCTCCAA TATTCTCTCTCTAGCAGGAGGAGTCAAAGTCCAATCAACTGTATCAGGCCCAGTGTTCTTGGccccattaaaagaaaag GTGAAATGGAAACTGAAAGTCAGCCAAAGAGACTTTTTCAAGGAACAACCAACATGCTTTCTCCAGATGTTACACATCTGA
- the LOC102046419 gene encoding P2R1A-PPP2R2A-interacting phosphatase regulator 1 isoform X1: protein MAQEKMELDLELPPGSAAAPSDGGGLRRSNSAPLIHGLSDNSQVFQANVLRTRRNSTTVMNRHSLFVPSSPIRIPSSRLHQIKQEEGMNLMNRETVREREVQVAMQMSHSWEESLSLSDNDFEKSSSPKQVDFVPVSPAPSPTRGIGKQCFSPSLQSLVSSSGLPPSPSPSPTRRFSSRRSQSPINCIRPSVLGSIKRKGVTEIEDHPKRLFQGSTNMLSPEVSHQVDLGGCLSSHALDDNRSSAGSSCDSPAEVGTNTDSPVSLSDSRSFLPVDLMAKLPIN from the exons ATGGCTCAGGAGAAAATGGAGCTGGACCTGGAGCTGCCGCCGGGGAGCGCCGCGGCCCCGAGCGACGGGGGCGGCCTGAGGCGATCCAACAGCGCCCCCCTCATCCACGGGCTCAG cGATAATTCACAGGTGTTCCAGGCTAACGTTTTGCGAACCCGCAGGAACAGTACCACAGTTATGAATCGTCATAGTCTG tttgtgCCATCATCTCCTATCCGTATTCCTAGCAGCCGTCTTCATCAAATCAAACAG GAAGAAGGAATGAATTTGATGAACAGAGAAACAGTACGTGAAAG gGAAGTGCAAGTAGCAATGCAGATGAGCCACTCATGGGAGGAGAGCTTGAGCCTG AGCGAcaatgattttgaaaaatcatcATCACCAAAGCAAGTAGACTTTGTCCCAGTTTCTCCAGCTCCCTCACCTACCAGAGGAATAGGCAAG CAATGTTTCTCACCCTCTTTGCAAAGTTTGGTGAGTAGCAGTGGATTACCTCCAAGTCCTAGCCCAAGTCCAACAAGGCGATTTTCAAG CAGGAGAAGCCAGAGTCCAATTAACTGCATTCGACCAAGTGTTCTTGggtcaataaaaagaaaag GTGTAACAGAGATAGAAGATCATCCAAAAAGATTATTCCAAGGATCCACCAACATGCTTTCCCCTGAAGTTTCACATCAGGTGGACCTTGGGGGATG TCTGTCGTCACATGCTCTTGATGACAACAGAAGCAGTGCAGGCTCTTCCTGTGACTCACCAGCTGAAGTTGGCACCAACACAGACTCTCCAGTCTCACTATCGGACTCCAGATCTTTTTTACCAGTAGATCTTATGGCTAAGTTACCTATTAATTGA
- the LOC102046419 gene encoding P2R1A-PPP2R2A-interacting phosphatase regulator 1 isoform X2 — protein sequence MAQEKMELDLELPPGSAAAPSDGGGLRRSNSAPLIHGLSDNSQVFQANVLRTRRNSTTVMNRHSLFVPSSPIRIPSSRLHQIKQEEGMNLMNRETVREREVQVAMQMSHSWEESLSLSDNDFEKSSSPKQVDFVPVSPAPSPTRGIGKQCFSPSLQSLVSSSGLPPSPSPSPTRRFSRRSQSPINCIRPSVLGSIKRKGVTEIEDHPKRLFQGSTNMLSPEVSHQVDLGGCLSSHALDDNRSSAGSSCDSPAEVGTNTDSPVSLSDSRSFLPVDLMAKLPIN from the exons ATGGCTCAGGAGAAAATGGAGCTGGACCTGGAGCTGCCGCCGGGGAGCGCCGCGGCCCCGAGCGACGGGGGCGGCCTGAGGCGATCCAACAGCGCCCCCCTCATCCACGGGCTCAG cGATAATTCACAGGTGTTCCAGGCTAACGTTTTGCGAACCCGCAGGAACAGTACCACAGTTATGAATCGTCATAGTCTG tttgtgCCATCATCTCCTATCCGTATTCCTAGCAGCCGTCTTCATCAAATCAAACAG GAAGAAGGAATGAATTTGATGAACAGAGAAACAGTACGTGAAAG gGAAGTGCAAGTAGCAATGCAGATGAGCCACTCATGGGAGGAGAGCTTGAGCCTG AGCGAcaatgattttgaaaaatcatcATCACCAAAGCAAGTAGACTTTGTCCCAGTTTCTCCAGCTCCCTCACCTACCAGAGGAATAGGCAAG CAATGTTTCTCACCCTCTTTGCAAAGTTTGGTGAGTAGCAGTGGATTACCTCCAAGTCCTAGCCCAAGTCCAACAAGGCGATTTTCAAG GAGAAGCCAGAGTCCAATTAACTGCATTCGACCAAGTGTTCTTGggtcaataaaaagaaaag GTGTAACAGAGATAGAAGATCATCCAAAAAGATTATTCCAAGGATCCACCAACATGCTTTCCCCTGAAGTTTCACATCAGGTGGACCTTGGGGGATG TCTGTCGTCACATGCTCTTGATGACAACAGAAGCAGTGCAGGCTCTTCCTGTGACTCACCAGCTGAAGTTGGCACCAACACAGACTCTCCAGTCTCACTATCGGACTCCAGATCTTTTTTACCAGTAGATCTTATGGCTAAGTTACCTATTAATTGA